The Glycine soja cultivar W05 chromosome 3, ASM419377v2, whole genome shotgun sequence genome window below encodes:
- the LOC114406274 gene encoding mitochondrial uncoupling protein 1-like, which translates to MVADSKSNSDLSFGKIFASSAFSACFAEVCTIPLDTAKVRLQLQKQAVAGDVVSLPKYKGMLGTVGTIAREEGLSALWKGIVPGLHRQCLYGGLRIGLYEPVKTFYVGKDHVGDVPLSKKILAAFTTGAFAIAVANPTDLVKVRLQAEGKLPPGVPRRYSGSLNAYSTIVRQEGVGALWTGLGPNIARNGIINAAELASYDQVKQTILKIPGFTDNVVTHLLAGLGAGFFAVCIGSPVDVVKSRMMGDSSYKNTLDCFIKTLKNDGPLAFYKGFLPNFGRLGSWNVIMFLTLEQTKKFVKSLESS; encoded by the exons ATGGTGGCAGATTCCAAGTCCAATTCCGACCTCTCCTTCGGAAAAATCTTTGCCAGCAGTGCTTTCTCTGCATGTTTCGCTGAG GTGTGTACTATTCCTTTGGATACTGCCAAAGTGAGGCTTCAGCTTCAAAAGCAAGCTGTAGCTGGTGATGTTGTCTCCTTACCTAAATATAAGGGTATGCTGGGAACAGTTGGAACCATTGCCAGGGAAGAAGGTCTTTCAGCACTCTGGAAGGGCATTGTGCCAGGGTTACATCGTCAATGTTTGTATGGAGGCTTAAGAATTGGGTTATATGAACCT GTTAAGACTTTCTATGTGGGGAAAGACCATGTTGGAGATGTTCCATTGTCAAAGAAAATTCTTGCTGCATTTACAACTG GTGCTTTTGCAATTGCAGTGGCAAATCCAACCGATCTTGTCAAAGTTAGACTTCAAGCTGAAGGAAAATTACCTCCTGGTGTTCCCAGGCGCTACTCTGGATCTTTAAATGCTTATTCAACAATTGTGAGACAG GAAGGAGTTGGGGCTCTTTGGACTGGGCTTGGCCCCAATATAGCAAGAAATGGTATCATCAATGCTGCCGAATTAGCCAGCTATGATCAAGTGAAACAG ACTATTTTGAAAATTCCAGGATTCACTGACAATGTTGTAACTCATCTTCTTGCTGGTCTTGGGGCAGGGTTTTTCGCCGTCTGTATTGGCTCCCCAGTTGATGTG GTTAAGTCGAGAATGATGGGAGATTCTAGTTACAAGAACACCCTTGATTGTTTTATCAAAACATTGAAGAATGAT GGACCCTTAGCCTTTTATAAAGGGTTCCTCCCAAATTTTGGACGGCTGGGATCTTGGAATGTGATCATGTTTCTAACCTTAGAACAG ACTAAAAAGTTCGTCAAAAGTTTAGAGTCGTCCTGA
- the LOC114406276 gene encoding uncharacterized protein LOC114406276 produces MEDPSFFDRMISHLRATCMLYTGYPKDLGPSQVIHFTSEREFVNLLHEGFPVVVAFTIRGNYTRHLDKVLEESAAEFYPNVKFMRVECPKYPGFCITRQKKEYPFVEIFHSPTHAANQGRVADPNITKYNVKVLPFNYDVSAYGFREFFKRHGIRASDPK; encoded by the exons ATGGAAGATCCATCATTTTTCGATCGAATGATCAGTCATCTGAGAGCAACTTGCAT GCTCTATACTGGTTATCCAAAGGACCTTGGACCATCACAGGTTATTCATTTTACCTCCGAGCGTGAGTTTGTCAATCTCCTTCACGAAGGTTTCCCTGTGGTTGTTGCATTTACCATCAG GGGGAACTACACACGGCATCTTGACAAAGTATTAGAAGAATCTGCTGCTGAGTTTTATCCAAATGTAAAATTTATGCGt GTTGAATGTCCAAAATATCCTGGGTTTTGTATAACTCGGCAGAAAAAGGAGTATCCATTTGTTGAGATATTTCACAGTCCAACACAT GCAGCTAACCAGGGAAGGGTAGCTGATCCAAACATTACTAAGTACAACGTGAAGGTCTTGCCT TTCAACTACGATGTTAGTGCTTATGGATTTAGAGAATTCTTCAAGCGACATGGTATACGGGCATCAGATCCAAAGTAG
- the LOC114406275 gene encoding reticulon-like protein B12, producing MGSSDRLFNRQRSLHEILGGGQVADLILWRRKNLTVGILLVTLAVWVVFERSGYTLLSLVSNVLLLLIVILFLWAKSAAILNRPAPPLPQLHLSEEMANEVKTFIRTRVNDLLSVSQDIALGKDSRLFLKVAAYLWIISIIGGLTDFLTLAYTSLFIVLTVPAIYERYEDYIDKYILKGYRKLCLLHLKINEQYVNKVHNWILEKKKLS from the exons ATGGGTTCCTCTGATCGATTGTTTAACCGGCAAAGAAGTCTTCATGAGATCCTTGGTGGTGGTCAAG TTGCAGATTTAATACTGTGGAGGCGGAAGAACCTTACTGTGGGGATATTGTTGGTCACACTAGCTGTTTGGGTTGTGTTTGAAAGATCTGGTTATACTCTTCTGTCTCTTGTTTCTAATGttctcctcctcctcattgTCATTCTTTTTCTCTGGGCCAAATCAGCTGCAATTCTCAACAG aCCTGCTCCACCTCTACCACAGTTGCATCTCTCAGAGGAAATGGCAAACGAAGTGAAGACTTTTATCCGCACAAGAGTTAATGATCTGTTATCAGTTTCTCAAGATATTGCCCTTGGTAAAGACTCAAGGCTGTTCCTGAAAGTAGCTGCATACCTCTGGATAATTTCTATCATCGGTGGCTTAACTGATTTCCTTACCCTGGCATACACCA GTCTTTTTATTGTTCTTACAGTACCAGCAATCTATGAAAGATATGAAGATTACATAGATAAGTATATCTTGAAGGGTTACAGAAAATTATGCCTAttacatttgaaaataaatgagCAATATGTCAACAAAGTCCATAATTGGATCCTGGAGAAGAAAAAGCTGAGCTGA